Proteins from one Bradyrhizobium roseum genomic window:
- a CDS encoding methyltransferase domain-containing protein: MASNPTAAPILFDRALLRARMERARRGGPATFLLDRIREDFEDRLQAVMRNFADVADIWTPDGLLRKPLADRFQSLTRIDPDQSEALPLQPLSLDLAVSALAFQFANDLPGVLAQIRRALRPDGLLLAAMIGGDTLTELRQSFAAAEAECESGVSPRVAPFADLRDVGALLQRAGLALPVTDVDRVVVRYDSAFALMADLRRMGATNILIERRRTPTRRATMLRMAQIYGERFADADGRIRATFDVIWLTGWAPHESQQQPLKPGSAKASLEDAVKRKK; encoded by the coding sequence ATGGCTTCGAATCCGACCGCCGCGCCCATCCTGTTCGACCGCGCCTTGTTGCGCGCGCGGATGGAACGCGCGCGGCGTGGCGGACCAGCGACCTTTTTGCTCGATCGCATCCGGGAGGATTTTGAAGATCGGCTGCAGGCGGTGATGCGGAATTTTGCCGATGTCGCCGATATCTGGACGCCGGACGGATTGCTGCGAAAGCCGCTGGCCGATCGCTTCCAGTCGCTCACGCGCATCGATCCCGATCAATCGGAAGCGCTGCCGCTGCAACCGCTATCGCTCGATCTGGCCGTCTCGGCGCTGGCGTTCCAGTTTGCGAACGATCTGCCGGGCGTGCTGGCGCAAATCCGCCGTGCGCTGCGGCCCGACGGGCTGCTGCTGGCGGCGATGATCGGCGGCGATACCTTGACCGAACTCCGGCAATCCTTTGCCGCGGCAGAAGCCGAATGCGAAAGCGGGGTGTCGCCGCGCGTCGCGCCGTTTGCGGATTTGCGCGATGTCGGCGCGCTGCTGCAGCGGGCGGGGCTGGCGCTGCCGGTCACCGACGTCGATCGCGTGGTGGTCCGCTACGACAGCGCGTTTGCGCTGATGGCCGACCTCCGGCGGATGGGCGCCACCAATATCCTGATCGAGCGGCGGCGTACGCCGACCCGCCGCGCCACCATGCTGCGGATGGCGCAGATTTACGGCGAGCGATTTGCCGATGCGGACGGTCGCATCCGCGCGACCTTCGATGTCATCTGGCTGACCGGCTGGGCGCCGCATGAAAGCCAGCAGCAGCCGTTGAAGCCGGGGTCGGCGAAGGCGAGTCTGGAGGACGCAGTGAAGCGGAAGAAGTGA
- the argJ gene encoding bifunctional glutamate N-acetyltransferase/amino-acid acetyltransferase ArgJ, with amino-acid sequence MSTAVSPLAPTDVPDMPAIAGVKLATAAAGIRYKNRTDVLLAVMDKGTTAAGVFTKSKCPSAPVEWCRARLKGGKARALVVNSGNANAFTGKTGKQSTAQTAQIASKAVGCATSDVFLASTGVIGEPLDATKFDGVLATLADAATPDHWMDAARAIMTTDTFPKVATATVKLGKAKVTINGMAKGAGMIAPDMATMLSFIFTDAPLSSAVLQSLLKGGVEDTFNAITIDSDTSTSDTLLAFATGAAAANGAPKISRASDPRLKAFTRAFHAVLADLAEQVARDGEGARKLVEVVVEGATTKMSARKIAMSIANSPLVKTAIAGEDANWGRVVMAVGKAGEPANRDKLSISFNGIRVAKSGARDPSYDEAEVSEVMKNPKIQIKVTLGLGKGRDRVLTCDLTKEYVAINGDYRS; translated from the coding sequence ATGTCCACTGCCGTCTCCCCCCTCGCCCCGACCGATGTTCCCGACATGCCGGCGATTGCGGGCGTCAAGCTCGCCACCGCCGCCGCCGGAATCCGCTACAAGAACCGCACCGACGTACTGCTCGCCGTGATGGACAAGGGCACCACGGCCGCGGGCGTCTTCACCAAGTCGAAATGCCCCTCCGCGCCGGTCGAATGGTGCCGCGCCAGGCTGAAAGGCGGCAAGGCCCGCGCGCTGGTGGTCAATTCCGGCAACGCCAACGCCTTCACCGGCAAGACCGGCAAGCAATCGACCGCGCAGACCGCGCAGATCGCGTCGAAGGCGGTCGGCTGCGCGACCTCCGACGTGTTCCTCGCCTCGACCGGCGTGATCGGCGAGCCGCTCGACGCCACCAAGTTCGACGGCGTGCTGGCGACGCTGGCGGACGCCGCTACGCCCGACCACTGGATGGACGCCGCCAGGGCGATCATGACCACCGACACCTTTCCGAAGGTGGCGACCGCGACCGTGAAACTCGGCAAGGCCAAGGTCACGATCAACGGCATGGCCAAGGGCGCCGGCATGATCGCACCCGACATGGCAACCATGCTGTCCTTTATCTTCACCGACGCGCCGCTGTCGTCGGCCGTGCTGCAGTCGCTGCTCAAGGGCGGCGTCGAGGACACGTTTAACGCCATCACCATCGACAGCGACACATCGACGTCGGATACGCTACTGGCCTTCGCGACCGGCGCGGCCGCCGCCAACGGTGCACCGAAGATCAGCCGCGCCAGCGATCCCAGGCTGAAGGCGTTTACCAGGGCGTTCCACGCCGTGCTGGCCGACCTCGCCGAGCAGGTCGCCCGCGACGGCGAAGGCGCGCGCAAGCTGGTCGAGGTGGTCGTCGAAGGCGCGACCACCAAAATGTCTGCGCGAAAAATCGCGATGTCGATTGCGAATTCGCCGCTGGTGAAGACGGCGATCGCCGGCGAGGACGCCAATTGGGGCCGCGTGGTGATGGCGGTCGGCAAGGCCGGCGAACCGGCCAACCGCGACAAGCTATCGATCTCGTTCAACGGCATCCGCGTCGCCAAAAGCGGCGCGCGCGACCCGTCCTATGACGAGGCCGAGGTTTCCGAGGTGATGAAGAACCCGAAAATCCAGATCAAGGTCACGCTTGGCCTCGGCAAGGGCCGCGACCGCGTGCTGACCTGCGACCTCACCAAGGAATATGTCGCAATCAACGGCGACTACCGGTCATAG
- the secA gene encoding preprotein translocase subunit SecA — MIGALARKFFGSANDRRVKGYQSRVNAINALEPELVALSDDALKARTAEFRRQLADGKSLDDILVPAFATVREAAKRTLGQRHFDVQLIGGMVLHEGDIAEMKTGEGKTLVATLAVYLNALAGKGVHVVTVNDYLARRDSGWMGQIYSFLGMTTGVIVHGLDDAERKTAYACDITYGTNNEYGFDYLRDNMKYRLEDMVQRGHYYAIVDEVDSILIDEARTPLIISGPLDDRSDFYNTIDTFMPKLEKKTDYEVDEKQRTVTLTEGGMEKIETLLRDAGQLKGESLYDVENVSVVHHVNQALRAHSLFTRDKDYIVRDDEVIIIDEFTGRMMPGRRYSEGLHQALEAKEHVTVQPENQTLASITFQNYFRMYEKLAGMTGTAATEADELFDIYKLEVLEIPTNVQVARLDEDDEVYRTQGEKYAAILAEIERANARMQPVLVGTASIEKSEVLAEYLRKNGYKQIDFGAEHGMEKLYAAARAGKPAKLFAVLNARFHEQEAYIVAEAGVPGAITIATNMAGRGTDIKLGGSLEMRIQQETGNITDEAEKARKIEQIKADIERFREIVLKAEETVEIEPAKGSKPAKTITKPGGLYIMGSERHESRRIDNQLRGRAGRQGDPGRSKFFLSLEDDLMRIFGSDRLDSMLQRLGLKEGEAIIHPWINKALEKAQQKVEARNFDIRKNLLKFDNVQNDQRKAIFDQRIDLMKDDSVAETVTDMRHSFIDDVVAKHIPEHAYAEQWDTAGLKEELKRVLDVDLPVDEWAKEEGIADEELLSRIEKNVDERMAAKVAQWGPDVMRYVEKTILLQTMDHLWREHLIMLDHLRQVIGLRGYGQRDPLQEYKLEAFNLFETMGAHLREAVTAQLIRVEIVPPEEQQPVLPPMEAHKLDPNTGEDEMAFAGASLVPDATAAARDPKNPASWGKVGRNEDCPCGSGKKYKHCHGRYA, encoded by the coding sequence ATGATCGGCGCGCTCGCCCGCAAGTTTTTCGGCTCCGCCAACGACCGGCGGGTGAAGGGATATCAGTCCCGCGTCAACGCCATCAATGCGCTTGAGCCCGAACTCGTCGCGCTGTCCGACGACGCGCTGAAAGCCCGCACCGCCGAATTCCGCCGGCAGCTCGCCGACGGCAAGTCACTCGACGATATCCTGGTGCCGGCCTTCGCCACCGTGCGCGAGGCCGCCAAGCGCACCCTCGGCCAGCGCCATTTCGACGTCCAGCTGATCGGCGGCATGGTGCTGCATGAGGGCGACATCGCCGAGATGAAGACCGGCGAAGGCAAGACTCTGGTGGCGACGCTGGCGGTGTATCTCAATGCGCTTGCCGGCAAGGGCGTCCACGTCGTCACCGTCAACGACTACCTCGCCCGCCGCGATTCCGGCTGGATGGGCCAGATCTATTCCTTCCTGGGCATGACCACCGGCGTCATCGTGCACGGCCTCGACGACGCCGAGCGCAAGACCGCCTATGCCTGCGACATCACCTACGGCACCAACAACGAATACGGCTTCGACTATCTGCGCGACAACATGAAGTACCGCCTGGAGGACATGGTCCAGCGCGGGCACTATTACGCGATCGTCGACGAAGTCGACTCGATCCTGATCGACGAGGCGCGTACGCCGCTGATCATCTCCGGTCCGCTCGACGACCGCTCGGACTTCTACAACACCATCGACACCTTCATGCCGAAGCTGGAGAAGAAGACCGACTACGAGGTCGACGAGAAGCAGCGCACGGTGACGCTGACCGAAGGCGGCATGGAGAAGATCGAGACGCTGCTGCGCGATGCCGGCCAGCTCAAGGGCGAGTCGCTCTACGACGTCGAGAACGTCTCGGTCGTGCACCATGTCAACCAGGCGCTGCGGGCGCACTCGCTGTTCACCCGCGACAAGGACTATATCGTCCGCGACGACGAAGTCATCATCATCGACGAGTTCACCGGCCGCATGATGCCGGGCCGGCGCTATTCGGAAGGCCTGCACCAGGCACTCGAAGCCAAGGAGCACGTTACGGTCCAGCCGGAAAACCAGACGCTGGCCTCGATCACCTTCCAGAACTATTTCCGCATGTACGAGAAGCTCGCCGGCATGACCGGTACGGCCGCGACCGAAGCCGACGAACTGTTCGACATCTACAAGCTCGAGGTCCTGGAAATCCCGACCAACGTGCAGGTCGCGCGTCTCGACGAGGACGACGAGGTCTACCGCACCCAGGGCGAGAAATACGCGGCGATCCTGGCCGAGATCGAACGGGCCAACGCGCGGATGCAGCCGGTGCTGGTCGGCACCGCCTCGATCGAGAAGTCGGAAGTGCTGGCCGAGTATCTCAGGAAGAACGGCTACAAGCAGATCGATTTCGGCGCGGAACACGGCATGGAGAAGCTCTACGCCGCGGCGCGGGCGGGCAAGCCGGCAAAACTGTTCGCGGTGCTGAACGCGCGCTTCCACGAACAGGAAGCCTACATCGTCGCCGAAGCCGGTGTGCCCGGCGCGATCACGATTGCCACCAACATGGCCGGCCGCGGTACCGACATCAAGCTCGGCGGTTCGCTGGAGATGCGGATCCAGCAGGAGACCGGCAACATCACCGACGAGGCTGAGAAGGCCAGGAAGATCGAGCAGATCAAGGCTGACATCGAGCGCTTCCGCGAGATCGTGCTGAAGGCGGAGGAAACGGTCGAGATCGAGCCCGCCAAGGGCTCCAAGCCGGCCAAGACCATTACCAAGCCAGGCGGCCTCTACATCATGGGCTCGGAGCGGCATGAATCCCGCCGCATCGACAACCAGCTTCGCGGCCGTGCCGGCCGTCAGGGCGACCCCGGCCGCTCAAAATTCTTCCTGTCGCTGGAAGACGATCTGATGCGGATCTTCGGCTCCGACCGTCTCGACAGCATGCTGCAGCGGCTCGGCCTCAAAGAGGGCGAGGCCATCATCCATCCCTGGATCAACAAGGCGCTGGAGAAGGCGCAGCAGAAGGTCGAGGCCCGAAACTTCGACATCCGCAAGAACCTGCTCAAGTTCGACAACGTCCAGAACGACCAGCGCAAGGCGATCTTCGACCAGCGCATCGACCTGATGAAGGACGACAGCGTCGCCGAGACCGTGACCGACATGCGTCATTCCTTCATCGACGACGTCGTCGCCAAGCACATTCCCGAGCATGCCTATGCCGAGCAGTGGGATACGGCTGGGCTGAAGGAAGAGTTGAAGCGCGTGCTCGACGTCGATCTGCCGGTTGACGAATGGGCCAAGGAAGAGGGCATCGCCGACGAGGAACTGCTGTCGCGGATCGAGAAGAACGTCGACGAGCGCATGGCGGCCAAGGTCGCACAGTGGGGCCCCGACGTGATGCGCTACGTCGAAAAGACCATCCTGCTGCAGACGATGGACCATCTCTGGCGCGAGCACCTGATCATGCTCGACCATTTGCGCCAGGTGATCGGCCTGCGCGGTTACGGCCAGCGCGATCCGTTGCAGGAGTACAAGCTCGAGGCCTTCAACCTGTTCGAGACGATGGGCGCGCATCTGCGCGAGGCAGTGACCGCGCAGCTGATCCGCGTCGAGATCGTGCCGCCGGAAGAGCAGCAGCCGGTGCTGCCGCCGATGGAAGCGCACAAGCTCGATCCGAACACCGGCGAAGACGAGATGGCGTTCGCCGGCGCCTCGCTGGTGCCGGATGCCACCGCCGCCGCCCGCGACCCGAAGAACCCAGCCAGCTGGGGCAAGGTCGGCCGCAACGAGGATTGCCCGTGCGGGTCGGGGAAGAAGTACAAGCACTGCCACGGCAGATATGCCTGA
- a CDS encoding macro domain-containing protein produces MDRYSFVIRIRIFLMLAVHLRDINAGIVKAWEQAFADVPEVHVSRGDIFEHKADAIVSPANSFGFMDGGIDLLYSKYFGWELQTALQGLLAEQHYGELPVGQAVVVPTGHDYIPYLISAPTMRIPSNISATVNVYLAFRAALIAVLTHNARTKTPIRTLLVPGLGTGIGAVAPATAARQMRLAYDAIAPSQHGETRSARAILRQHNEMLL; encoded by the coding sequence ATGGACCGCTATTCTTTTGTCATACGGATACGGATATTCCTCATGCTCGCGGTTCATCTTCGAGACATCAATGCAGGCATCGTCAAGGCTTGGGAACAGGCTTTTGCCGACGTACCCGAAGTGCACGTATCTCGCGGCGACATCTTCGAACACAAGGCGGACGCCATCGTTAGCCCGGCTAATAGCTTTGGTTTCATGGATGGTGGGATCGACTTGCTGTATTCGAAATATTTCGGGTGGGAGCTTCAAACAGCGCTGCAAGGCCTGCTCGCGGAGCAGCATTATGGCGAACTGCCGGTTGGGCAAGCCGTAGTCGTGCCTACCGGCCACGACTATATCCCATATTTGATTAGCGCGCCGACGATGCGGATACCCTCGAACATCAGCGCGACAGTCAATGTGTATCTGGCCTTCCGGGCTGCGTTGATTGCTGTGCTGACGCACAACGCACGCACGAAGACGCCAATTCGGACCTTGCTCGTTCCGGGACTTGGCACTGGCATCGGCGCCGTTGCGCCGGCGACGGCAGCGCGCCAAATGCGGCTGGCCTATGATGCGATCGCGCCGAGCCAGCACGGCGAGACCCGCAGCGCGCGAGCGATATTACGCCAGCACAACGAAATGCTGTTGTAG
- a CDS encoding substrate-binding domain-containing protein, which yields MPSTENFPAAGGSAFPPSLLLRNLASPAVDRALSPDDRTFGRRGARNKLRVGGFICCTGSPGVWGPCATSSAQLAVAEINRRGGVLGREIELSIYDAGGPIDEVVDRAEQAIAFDEVDVIVGLHTSAVRVALRDVITRNRIPYIYTPVYEGGERTPGVIAIGETPRFQSRPSIHWLAEAKKASRWYLIGSDYVWPWHSHRAVKRYIAETGGRVVGEEFVPLGEDNHEPHLARIRAAKPDVVLISLIGTDSITFNRAFGECDLGATTLRLAGAMDETVLLGIGADNSENLFCASGYFPGIASRANDDFQSRYRTMFGPNAPPIGSLGQSSYEGLCLLEAAANQAGTLTVGPLLTAARNLVYRGARGSVAIRNGHARMPMYLAEADGLDFKLIKPI from the coding sequence GTGCCTTCGACGGAAAACTTCCCGGCTGCCGGCGGGTCTGCGTTTCCGCCGTCTTTGCTGTTGAGGAATTTGGCGTCGCCGGCGGTCGATCGCGCGTTGTCACCGGATGACCGTACCTTCGGGCGGCGTGGCGCGCGCAACAAGCTTCGTGTCGGCGGCTTCATCTGTTGCACCGGCTCACCCGGGGTTTGGGGGCCGTGCGCCACCAGCAGCGCGCAGTTGGCGGTCGCCGAGATCAACAGGCGTGGCGGCGTGCTTGGGCGCGAGATCGAACTGTCGATCTACGATGCCGGCGGGCCGATCGACGAAGTCGTGGACCGTGCCGAACAGGCCATTGCTTTCGACGAAGTCGACGTGATCGTCGGGCTGCACACCAGCGCGGTGCGTGTCGCGCTGCGCGATGTTATCACCCGCAACCGGATTCCCTACATCTACACACCTGTCTACGAGGGCGGCGAGCGGACGCCGGGCGTCATCGCGATCGGCGAGACGCCGCGTTTTCAAAGCCGGCCGTCGATCCACTGGCTTGCCGAGGCCAAGAAGGCTTCGCGCTGGTACCTGATCGGCAGCGATTACGTCTGGCCGTGGCATTCGCATCGCGCGGTGAAGAGATACATCGCCGAGACCGGCGGACGGGTGGTCGGCGAAGAGTTCGTTCCCCTCGGCGAGGACAATCATGAGCCGCATCTGGCGCGCATTCGTGCCGCCAAACCCGACGTCGTGCTGATCTCGCTGATCGGCACCGACAGCATCACCTTCAACCGCGCCTTCGGTGAATGCGATCTCGGCGCCACCACGCTGCGGCTGGCCGGCGCGATGGATGAGACCGTGCTGCTCGGCATCGGCGCCGACAACAGCGAGAACCTGTTCTGTGCTTCCGGCTATTTCCCCGGCATCGCTTCGCGCGCCAATGATGACTTCCAGAGCCGATATCGCACGATGTTCGGCCCGAATGCCCCGCCGATCGGCTCACTTGGTCAATCCAGTTATGAGGGGCTCTGCCTCCTCGAAGCCGCGGCCAATCAGGCAGGCACGCTGACGGTCGGGCCGTTGCTCACGGCCGCGCGCAATCTCGTCTATCGCGGCGCCCGCGGTTCCGTCGCGATCCGCAATGGCCACGCCCGGATGCCGATGTATCTCGCCGAGGCCGACGGGCTCGACTTCAAGCTGATCAAGCCGATCTGA
- a CDS encoding peptidylprolyl isomerase, whose amino-acid sequence MTTSFPETKTGLRFGLATLATTACLAAILAAGLPVRAQDNPVLAKVNGVEIRQSDVALAEEELGPSLAQMDPATKKDNVLAFLIDLRIVAKAAEDKKVENSEDFKKRLAFTRSRLLMDSLLATEGKAATTDEAMKKVYEEASKQITGEMEVHARHILVETEDEAKAIAEELKKGGDFAELAKKKSKDPGASDGGDLGFFTKEQMVPEFSAVAFTLEPGKISDPVKSQFGWHIIKVEEKRARKAPEFEQVKAQIETYVTRKAQAEYVAKLRETAKVERMDKPAEAAKTDAPKPSDSKMAPPAKK is encoded by the coding sequence ATGACCACCTCGTTCCCGGAAACGAAAACCGGACTGCGTTTCGGCCTCGCCACCCTGGCCACGACGGCCTGCCTGGCCGCGATTCTGGCCGCCGGCCTGCCGGTTCGTGCCCAGGACAACCCCGTTCTCGCCAAGGTTAACGGTGTCGAGATACGCCAGAGCGACGTGGCGCTCGCGGAAGAGGAACTGGGCCCCAGCCTCGCGCAGATGGACCCGGCGACCAAGAAGGACAACGTGCTGGCGTTCCTGATCGACCTGAGAATCGTCGCCAAGGCCGCCGAGGACAAGAAGGTCGAGAATTCCGAGGATTTCAAGAAGCGTCTGGCCTTCACCCGCAGCCGCCTCCTGATGGACAGCCTGCTCGCCACCGAGGGCAAGGCCGCGACCACCGACGAGGCCATGAAGAAGGTCTATGAGGAGGCCTCCAAGCAGATCACCGGCGAAATGGAAGTCCATGCCCGCCATATCCTGGTCGAGACCGAGGACGAGGCCAAGGCGATCGCCGAAGAGCTGAAGAAGGGCGGCGATTTCGCCGAACTGGCCAAGAAAAAGTCCAAGGACCCGGGCGCCTCCGATGGCGGCGATCTCGGCTTCTTCACCAAGGAGCAGATGGTGCCGGAATTCTCCGCCGTCGCCTTCACGCTCGAGCCCGGCAAGATCTCCGACCCGGTCAAGTCGCAATTCGGCTGGCACATCATCAAGGTCGAGGAAAAGCGCGCCCGCAAGGCCCCCGAGTTCGAGCAGGTCAAGGCCCAGATCGAGACCTATGTGACGCGCAAGGCCCAGGCCGAGTACGTCGCCAAGCTGCGCGAGACCGCCAAGGTCGAGCGCATGGACAAGCCGGCCGAAGCCGCCAAGACCGACGCGCCGAAGCCGTCGGATTCCAAGATGGCGCCGCCGGCGAAGAAGTAA
- a CDS encoding (deoxy)nucleoside triphosphate pyrophosphohydrolase, translated as MADLKLTLVVACALVDADKRVLIAQRPEGKALAGLWEFPGGKVEPGERPEQTLIRELREEIGIEVSEPCLAPLTFASYAYETFHLLMPLYICRRWEGLAVAREGQQLAWVRANRLRDYPMPPADIPLIPHLIDVLM; from the coding sequence ATGGCCGACCTCAAGCTCACCCTCGTCGTCGCCTGTGCGCTGGTCGATGCCGACAAGCGCGTGCTGATCGCCCAGCGCCCGGAAGGCAAGGCGCTCGCGGGCTTGTGGGAATTTCCCGGCGGCAAGGTCGAGCCCGGCGAACGTCCGGAGCAAACCTTGATCCGCGAGCTGCGCGAGGAAATCGGCATCGAGGTCAGCGAGCCGTGCCTCGCGCCGCTGACCTTTGCCAGCTACGCCTATGAGACGTTTCACCTGCTGATGCCGCTGTACATCTGCCGGCGCTGGGAAGGCCTTGCCGTCGCGCGCGAAGGCCAGCAACTGGCCTGGGTCCGCGCCAACAGGCTGCGCGACTACCCGATGCCGCCGGCGGACATTCCGCTGATTCCGCATTTGATCGATGTGCTGATGTAG
- a CDS encoding MarR family winged helix-turn-helix transcriptional regulator — protein sequence MAKPPKDNSPITEHLAYLLAQANREINRQLEMRLSKEGVPVEQWRILKVLSDGKGHSMGELADAVLLNHPTLTKMVDRMVSDALVYRVQDPKDRRKVLMYVSDRGKALSKRLNSLAVSQEEHILESYGDKPTSELKRLLESLIDSSN from the coding sequence GTGGCCAAACCGCCAAAAGACAACTCCCCCATCACCGAACATCTCGCCTATCTGCTCGCGCAAGCCAACCGGGAGATCAACCGGCAGCTGGAGATGCGGCTGAGCAAGGAAGGCGTACCTGTCGAGCAGTGGCGCATCCTCAAGGTGCTGTCCGACGGCAAAGGGCATTCCATGGGGGAACTGGCGGACGCCGTGCTCCTCAACCATCCGACCCTGACCAAGATGGTCGACCGCATGGTGTCGGACGCGCTGGTCTACCGCGTTCAGGACCCCAAGGACCGCCGCAAGGTCTTGATGTACGTCTCCGACCGCGGCAAGGCGCTGAGCAAGCGGCTGAATTCCCTGGCCGTGAGCCAGGAGGAGCACATCCTGGAAAGCTACGGCGACAAGCCGACCAGCGAACTCAAGCGGCTGCTGGAAAGCCTGATCGACAGCTCGAATTGA
- a CDS encoding amidase → MSVALPTPMQLRAVAEQCGLSLTEEDVASFRGLMQGSIDAYNLVAAMPDEVPEVKYPRTPGYRPSPEENPRNAWYRKSIVKGAASGKLKGKTVALKDNIMLAGVPMMNGSATLEGYVPDFDATIVTRMLDAGAEILGKVHCESFCMSGGSHTNAVGPVHNPHKMGYSAGGSSSGSGVVVALGEVDMAIGGDQGGSIRMPSSFCGTYGMKPTWGLVPYTGIMPIEIFVDHTGPMTATVADNALLLEVLAGDDGYDPRIKAPKVEEYTKAIGAGAKGMKIGILKEGFEQPNAETAVNESVREAAKRFKDLGASVEMVSIPMHLTGPAIWTPIGTEGMTQTMMYGDGYGLSRGDLYSTSLMDFHRGWRRQADSLSETTKLFLLLGTYINNNFGPRYYGKALNISRRLTAAYDKAFKDYDLLLLPTTPMKATPLPPANASREDYVARALEMISNTAPFDITHHPAMSVPCGMVDGLPVGMMLVGRMFEESTIYRAAHAFEQIGDWKKM, encoded by the coding sequence GTGTCAGTCGCCCTACCAACCCCAATGCAACTTCGCGCGGTCGCCGAGCAGTGCGGCCTGTCGCTGACTGAGGAAGACGTCGCCTCGTTCCGCGGCCTGATGCAGGGCTCGATCGATGCCTACAATCTGGTGGCGGCGATGCCCGACGAGGTGCCGGAAGTGAAATATCCGCGTACGCCGGGCTACCGGCCGTCTCCCGAGGAGAATCCGCGCAACGCCTGGTACCGCAAATCGATCGTGAAGGGGGCGGCCTCCGGCAAGCTCAAGGGCAAGACCGTCGCCCTGAAGGACAACATCATGCTGGCCGGCGTGCCGATGATGAACGGGTCGGCCACGCTGGAAGGCTACGTGCCCGATTTCGACGCCACCATCGTCACGCGGATGCTCGATGCGGGCGCCGAGATTCTCGGCAAGGTGCACTGCGAATCCTTCTGCATGTCGGGCGGCAGCCACACCAACGCGGTTGGGCCTGTGCACAATCCGCACAAGATGGGCTATTCGGCCGGCGGCTCGTCCTCGGGTAGCGGCGTCGTCGTCGCGCTCGGCGAAGTCGACATGGCGATCGGCGGCGACCAGGGCGGTTCGATCCGCATGCCGTCGTCGTTCTGCGGCACCTACGGCATGAAGCCGACCTGGGGGCTGGTTCCCTACACCGGGATCATGCCGATCGAAATCTTCGTCGATCATACCGGGCCGATGACGGCCACGGTCGCGGACAACGCGCTGCTGCTGGAGGTGCTCGCCGGCGACGACGGCTACGATCCGCGCATCAAGGCGCCGAAAGTCGAGGAATACACCAAGGCGATCGGCGCCGGCGCCAAGGGCATGAAGATCGGCATCCTCAAGGAGGGTTTTGAACAGCCGAACGCGGAAACGGCCGTCAATGAAAGCGTGCGGGAGGCCGCCAAGCGGTTCAAGGATCTCGGCGCCTCCGTCGAGATGGTGTCGATCCCGATGCACCTGACCGGGCCGGCGATCTGGACGCCGATCGGCACTGAGGGCATGACGCAGACCATGATGTATGGCGACGGCTACGGCCTGAGCCGCGGCGATCTCTATTCGACGTCGCTGATGGATTTCCATCGCGGCTGGCGGCGGCAGGCCGACTCGCTGTCGGAAACCACAAAACTGTTTCTGCTGCTCGGCACCTACATCAACAACAATTTTGGCCCGCGCTACTACGGCAAGGCGCTCAACATCTCCCGCCGGCTGACCGCCGCCTATGACAAGGCGTTCAAGGACTATGATCTCTTGCTGCTGCCGACGACGCCGATGAAGGCGACGCCGCTGCCGCCGGCCAATGCAAGCCGCGAGGACTATGTGGCCCGCGCGCTGGAAATGATCTCCAACACCGCGCCGTTCGATATCACGCATCATCCGGCGATGTCGGTGCCCTGCGGCATGGTCGACGGCCTGCCCGTCGGGATGATGCTGGTCGGCCGCATGTTCGAGGAATCGACGATCTATCGCGCCGCGCATGCCTTCG